The Candidatus Pelagibacter sp. IMCC9063 genome has a window encoding:
- a CDS encoding TIGR01459 family HAD-type hydrolase, translating into MNSNEPQKLKGISKISDKYDVYFVDLWGVVHNGVQCYSEALKVLEKLKEQNKKIVLISNAPRPSAVVKVFLETIGLQSSCYDFLVTSGDITREYISLNSSKKNFYHLGPTKDIDLFKDLNVALTSKEECDEIICTGLVSDEEETLQDYKILLDFFLNKKIPLICANPDEVAARGEKIIFCAGALANQYKQEGGMVRYFGKPYSDIYSFALKKVRAHKDFKDKKEINTLVIGDNIKTDIKGANLFNLDSVLILNGIYKDFFRDGTVNFDQLRDSVNLKNVKINYFQEELAWH; encoded by the coding sequence ATGAACTCAAACGAGCCTCAAAAACTTAAAGGAATAAGTAAAATATCTGACAAGTATGATGTTTATTTTGTAGATTTATGGGGAGTTGTTCATAATGGTGTGCAGTGTTATTCAGAAGCATTAAAGGTATTAGAAAAACTTAAAGAACAAAATAAAAAAATTGTTTTAATTTCAAACGCTCCAAGACCTTCAGCAGTAGTTAAAGTATTCTTGGAAACTATCGGCCTTCAGAGTTCTTGTTATGATTTTTTAGTTACCTCTGGTGACATAACTAGAGAATACATTTCGCTAAATTCTAGTAAAAAAAATTTTTACCATTTGGGCCCAACTAAAGATATTGATTTATTTAAAGATTTAAATGTTGCACTAACTAGCAAAGAAGAATGCGATGAAATTATTTGCACAGGACTTGTGTCGGATGAAGAAGAGACATTACAAGATTATAAAATTCTATTAGATTTTTTCTTAAATAAAAAGATACCGCTCATTTGTGCGAATCCAGACGAGGTAGCCGCAAGAGGAGAAAAGATAATATTTTGCGCAGGAGCGTTAGCCAACCAGTACAAACAAGAAGGGGGAATGGTTCGCTATTTTGGAAAGCCCTATTCAGATATATATAGTTTTGCTTTAAAAAAAGTTAGAGCCCATAAAGATTTTAAAGACAAAAAAGAAATTAACACACTAGTAATTGGAGATAATATAAAAACTGATATCAAGGGAGCTAATTTGTTTAATTTAGATTCTGTTTTGATATTAAACGGTATTTATAAGGATTTTTTTAGAGATGGCACTGTCAATTTTGACCAATTAAGAGATTCTGTTAATTTAAAAAATGTCAAGATTAATTACTTTCAAGAAGAGTTAGCATGGCATTAA
- a CDS encoding bifunctional riboflavin kinase/FAD synthetase, translating to MALNKIVRNAVIAIGNFDGVHKGHQSIFKLGKKIAKRNKQKFGVITFAPLPYEFFQKNKKNIRITLDDLKVDLIKKNDVDFVFICKFNKKFSMISAENFITEIVIKKLNPAHIIVGKNFRFGNKRKGNIALLRKFGKVHNFKVSDLRLAKENKTKISSTRIRLAIEKGNVDLAGRLLGRNWSIREKVIPGRKVGRQLGFRTANIIIKNNIAPKTGVYAVKAKIKNKIYNGVANFGLAPTFSRNKLVLEINLFKKIPSFYGQFAEIAFVKRLRNEKSFKNKILLIRQIKKDITTAKEILKK from the coding sequence ATGGCATTAAATAAAATTGTTAGAAATGCAGTTATTGCTATTGGAAACTTTGATGGAGTTCACAAAGGTCATCAAAGTATTTTTAAGTTAGGAAAAAAAATTGCAAAACGTAATAAACAGAAATTTGGCGTTATTACCTTTGCTCCCCTACCTTATGAATTCTTTCAAAAAAATAAAAAAAATATTCGTATAACGCTTGACGATTTGAAAGTTGATTTAATTAAAAAAAATGACGTAGATTTTGTTTTTATTTGCAAATTTAACAAAAAATTTTCAATGATATCAGCAGAAAATTTTATTACAGAAATTGTGATTAAAAAATTAAATCCAGCTCACATTATAGTAGGTAAAAATTTTAGGTTTGGAAATAAAAGAAAAGGTAATATTGCTTTATTAAGAAAGTTTGGAAAAGTACATAACTTTAAGGTAAGTGATTTACGCTTAGCTAAAGAAAACAAAACCAAGATATCTTCGACCAGAATCAGGCTTGCTATAGAGAAAGGCAATGTGGATCTTGCAGGTCGCTTACTGGGAAGAAATTGGAGCATTAGAGAAAAAGTTATACCAGGAAGAAAAGTTGGAAGGCAGCTGGGGTTTAGAACTGCCAACATTATCATTAAAAACAATATTGCTCCAAAAACAGGAGTGTATGCAGTTAAAGCTAAGATTAAGAATAAAATTTATAATGGTGTTGCCAATTTTGGCTTAGCCCCAACATTTTCTAGAAACAAGCTAGTATTAGAAATAAATTTATTTAAAAAAATACCTTCATTCTATGGGCAATTCGCCGAGATTGCATTTGTAAAGAGGTTAAGAAATGAAAAGAGTTTTAAAAATAAAATTTTATTAATTAGACAGATAAAAAAAGATATAACAACTGCAAAAGAAATTCTTAAAAAATGA